The Claveliimonas bilis genome window below encodes:
- a CDS encoding ABC transporter permease yields MNGIKQIFGKEMARIFKDRKMVFSVFLLPVLIMVVILTIISNLAENMEEDLEEHQEIVYIQNQPETFQVFLESGEYDYDLKEVKNDGQRKQAEDEILQGTADLIIEFPENFDSAISQYESGDEIPQIKTYYNPSEDYSAQAYQEISGGTLEAYRQVLLAGRMGNAEATIVFTVNSDNDRMEIQDEDKASGKALGLMLPYFITILLFAGAMGIGADMIAGEKERGTMASLLVAPIKRTSIVLGKVFALMVISGISSLIYVAVMVICMPLMMRSMTGTSGGSLNLQMDVEQTVMLALLLVAIAFLYAAIVALISVFAKTTKEATSYITPVYMLVLVIGLLTMFQTGTPDPSRYYIPIYNSALALQGILAKDITVMQYIVTLAETLVVGGVLTACIARAFKSEKVMAP; encoded by the coding sequence ATGAACGGCATAAAACAGATTTTCGGAAAAGAGATGGCGAGAATTTTTAAAGACCGGAAAATGGTATTTTCTGTCTTTCTGCTGCCGGTTCTTATCATGGTAGTGATTCTTACGATCATCAGTAATCTTGCAGAGAATATGGAAGAGGATCTGGAAGAACATCAGGAAATTGTCTATATTCAGAATCAGCCGGAAACTTTTCAGGTGTTTTTAGAGTCAGGCGAGTATGATTACGATCTGAAAGAGGTGAAAAATGACGGACAAAGAAAGCAGGCAGAAGATGAAATCCTGCAGGGAACGGCCGATCTAATTATTGAATTTCCGGAAAATTTTGATTCTGCGATCAGTCAGTACGAGTCGGGAGATGAGATTCCACAGATCAAGACTTACTATAATCCATCAGAAGATTATTCCGCACAGGCTTACCAGGAGATTTCAGGAGGAACTCTGGAAGCTTACCGTCAGGTGCTTCTGGCAGGAAGAATGGGAAATGCGGAGGCAACTATAGTATTCACCGTAAATTCAGACAATGACAGGATGGAAATACAGGATGAGGATAAAGCAAGCGGAAAAGCCCTTGGGCTGATGCTTCCTTACTTTATTACAATACTGCTGTTTGCAGGAGCTATGGGAATCGGTGCAGATATGATTGCCGGTGAAAAAGAGCGGGGAACTATGGCGAGCCTTTTGGTCGCTCCTATCAAGCGGACTTCTATTGTACTTGGAAAAGTATTTGCCCTTATGGTAATATCGGGGATTTCTTCCCTGATCTATGTAGCAGTAATGGTTATCTGCATGCCGCTGATGATGAGATCCATGACAGGAACAAGCGGCGGAAGCCTGAATCTGCAGATGGATGTGGAACAGACGGTTATGCTGGCTCTTCTCCTTGTTGCAATCGCATTTTTATATGCAGCTATTGTAGCGCTTATTTCCGTATTTGCGAAGACAACAAAAGAGGCAACCAGCTATATTACGCCGGTTTATATGCTTGTCCTTGTAATCGGACTTCTCACTATGTTCCAGACCGGAACGCCGGATCCTTCCAGGTATTACATTCCGATCTACAACAGTGCACTGGCGCTGCAGGGAATCCTGGCAAAAGACATTACGGTGATGCAGTATATAGTAACGCTGGCGGAAACACTGGTTGTAGGAGGAGTACTTACAGCTTGTATTGCCCGT